A region of Streptomyces cinnamoneus DNA encodes the following proteins:
- a CDS encoding AAA family ATPase, with protein MTTPTLTVVSGPPGTGKTTLAHVLGQELGCPAIIRDEIKQGMVLSTPGYQGGGEDPLNYPTLDAFFEVTRVLLHAGVTIVVEAAFQDKLWRPRLEPLMDLAQLRVIRCTTSAAVAHDRIAHRVKHSGHRAAHADHDLLEAIVSGEHSHESFVPISLDVPTLVVDTSDGYHPGIADIVSFAQEPASTQPQQK; from the coding sequence ATGACCACACCGACGCTGACCGTGGTGAGCGGGCCGCCCGGCACGGGAAAGACAACACTCGCCCATGTGCTCGGCCAGGAACTCGGCTGCCCCGCCATCATCCGTGACGAGATCAAGCAAGGGATGGTCCTGTCCACCCCGGGATACCAGGGTGGCGGCGAAGATCCACTCAATTACCCGACCCTCGACGCGTTCTTCGAAGTGACGAGGGTCCTCCTCCACGCGGGGGTTACGATCGTCGTGGAGGCCGCGTTCCAGGACAAGCTATGGCGGCCGCGCCTGGAACCCCTCATGGACCTGGCCCAGCTGCGCGTCATCCGCTGCACCACCTCCGCCGCCGTCGCCCACGATCGGATCGCTCACCGCGTGAAGCACAGCGGCCATCGCGCCGCACACGCTGATCACGACCTTCTCGAAGCGATCGTCTCCGGGGAACACTCACACGAATCGTTCGTGCCGATCTCCCTCGACGTACCCACACTGGTGGTGGACACCTCGGACGGCTACCACCCGGGCATCGCAGACATCGTCTCCTTTGCCCAAGAGCCCGCATCTACGCAGCCCCAGCAGAAGTAG
- a CDS encoding class I SAM-dependent methyltransferase: MQPSDRTAAYDGFAETFAQEAAVSAYNAFYDRPTVLALLGDVRGKRVLDAGCGPGLYMTELIARGAEVIGFDQSADMVDRARSRVGSNIQVRRHDLEDRLDWLPNGTIDIALAALVIHYVRNRSTALGELFRVLRPQGRLVLSTSHPTADWLADSGSYFDAREAEETWSCGLRHRYWRQPLQSWIEEFTSAGFAIERLVEHRPHPTMAHEHPADYARLSREPGFIAFRLMKRTPP; encoded by the coding sequence GTGCAGCCGAGTGACCGTACGGCGGCCTACGACGGCTTCGCCGAGACCTTCGCCCAGGAGGCCGCCGTCAGCGCCTACAACGCCTTCTACGACCGGCCCACGGTCCTCGCCCTCCTCGGCGACGTACGCGGCAAGCGCGTCCTGGACGCCGGGTGCGGCCCTGGTCTGTACATGACCGAGCTGATCGCGCGAGGGGCCGAGGTCATCGGCTTCGATCAGAGCGCCGACATGGTCGACCGAGCGCGCTCGCGCGTCGGCTCCAACATCCAGGTGCGTCGGCACGACCTCGAAGACCGGCTCGACTGGCTGCCCAACGGCACGATCGACATCGCCCTCGCCGCGCTGGTCATCCACTATGTCCGGAACCGCTCAACCGCACTGGGCGAACTCTTCCGAGTGCTGCGCCCCCAAGGCCGACTCGTACTGTCTACCAGCCACCCAACGGCCGACTGGCTTGCCGACAGCGGCAGCTACTTCGACGCTCGAGAAGCCGAAGAGACCTGGTCGTGCGGTCTGCGGCACCGCTACTGGCGTCAGCCGCTTCAAAGCTGGATTGAAGAGTTCACCAGCGCCGGGTTCGCCATCGAACGCCTGGTCGAGCACCGCCCGCATCCGACAATGGCCCACGAACACCCCGCCGACTACGCCAGACTCTCCCGAGAGCCAGGATTCATCGCCTTCCGGCTCATGAAACGCACCCCTCCCTGA
- a CDS encoding glycosyltransferase family 2 protein: protein MISVIIPTADRPGPLHRALRSLARQTFRDFDVIVVRDGGPPVRSVIDAWKHDLPITLIDIDPRQGVSHARNTGLAAAGGDYVAFLDDDDIYLPAHLEMAHRALEGGHAETVYGGALISPHWIESAPRDPEAFLRKDYPFDDAFLMVANYIHTGSVVTRNFASTSVRFDEEMTHCEDWDLWLSLRRTAGYEFAFLDDITCVYHQVPRPSAVFSAYLTSPTPFTRARAHLYEKWPDPHPLVRSYREWFRRFDARLDARIEREQPVPPHVYELAVRGLHPGFVDSTAPSTALLDRILPVDDAANARHEEPVAGSLLLGTGRAAE from the coding sequence GTGATCAGCGTCATTATCCCGACCGCTGACCGTCCAGGGCCTCTGCACCGCGCTCTGCGCAGCCTGGCACGCCAGACCTTCCGCGACTTCGACGTCATCGTCGTGCGCGACGGCGGCCCGCCCGTGCGGTCCGTCATCGACGCCTGGAAGCACGACCTGCCCATCACCTTGATCGATATCGATCCCCGGCAGGGCGTCTCGCACGCCCGCAACACGGGCCTGGCCGCAGCCGGCGGGGACTACGTCGCATTCCTCGACGACGATGACATCTACCTCCCGGCCCACCTGGAGATGGCCCACCGCGCCCTGGAAGGCGGCCACGCCGAGACGGTGTACGGCGGGGCGCTCATCAGCCCCCACTGGATCGAGTCCGCACCCCGAGACCCCGAGGCGTTCCTGCGCAAGGACTACCCCTTCGACGACGCCTTCCTGATGGTGGCCAACTACATCCACACCGGCTCGGTCGTAACCCGGAACTTCGCCTCCACCAGCGTCCGGTTCGACGAGGAGATGACGCACTGCGAGGACTGGGACCTGTGGCTGTCGCTGCGCCGGACCGCCGGCTACGAGTTCGCCTTCCTCGACGACATCACATGCGTCTACCACCAGGTTCCGCGACCCAGCGCCGTCTTCTCCGCGTACCTGACCAGCCCCACGCCGTTCACCCGCGCCCGCGCCCATCTGTACGAGAAGTGGCCGGACCCGCATCCGCTCGTCAGGAGCTACCGCGAATGGTTCCGGCGGTTCGACGCACGCCTCGACGCTCGCATAGAGCGCGAACAGCCCGTCCCACCGCACGTCTACGAACTCGCGGTCCGCGGACTCCACCCGGGCTTCGTCGACTCGACTGCGCCCAGCACCGCACTGCTCGACCGGATCCTCCCGGTCGATGACGCGGCGAATGCGCGGCATGAAGAACCGGTTGCCGGCAGCCTCCTGCTAGGAACCGGCCGTGCAGCCGAGTGA
- a CDS encoding arylsulfotransferase family protein yields MAPARPGQDDTHFLLSPSASYPQPFACLIDRHGQVAYAWSSTLDQPAPESEPPAYLRGWNHVELGADGSLYAMVPLHALLKLRPDSSVAWRAELPVHHDLDLHPNGEIYALTEEPRTVPWPGGARVLLDNTITILSSDGEVHAAHSLHDILTTDPVLKALIEKEGDQRATGGHLPDPTTYGLDGRRGQDISRRLRDLPGSPCDVLHANTIEILRAHPQGLWDEGDVLVSLRNLDLIAVLDLHAQAVRWFWGPGELSAQHQPSARPNGTVLVFDNGQAHGRSRVLEIDPATDRIVWQYMANPPESLFCEMAGGCEELPGGSILISDAQGGRGIEVTRDGHITWAVRISTRQASAITSRAEFYRMTPIPYATVALLDGDCPARDMVRSRLRCELRDNLPLTLRSTL; encoded by the coding sequence GTGGCACCAGCACGCCCCGGCCAGGACGACACCCACTTCCTGCTCTCCCCGTCGGCCTCCTACCCCCAGCCCTTCGCCTGCCTGATCGACCGCCACGGCCAGGTCGCCTACGCCTGGTCCAGCACCCTCGACCAGCCCGCACCCGAGAGCGAACCGCCGGCTTACCTGCGCGGCTGGAACCACGTCGAGCTGGGTGCCGACGGAAGCCTGTACGCCATGGTCCCGCTGCACGCGCTGCTCAAGCTCCGCCCGGACTCCAGCGTCGCCTGGCGGGCCGAACTGCCCGTGCACCACGACCTCGACCTCCACCCCAACGGCGAGATCTACGCCCTCACAGAGGAACCCCGAACCGTGCCCTGGCCAGGCGGCGCCCGCGTCCTGCTGGACAACACCATCACCATCCTGAGCAGCGACGGCGAAGTCCACGCCGCGCACTCGCTCCACGACATCCTCACCACGGACCCGGTCCTGAAGGCCCTGATCGAGAAGGAAGGTGACCAGCGCGCCACAGGCGGACACCTGCCGGACCCGACCACGTACGGATTGGATGGCCGACGCGGACAGGACATCTCCAGGCGGCTACGGGACCTGCCCGGCTCGCCGTGCGACGTTCTGCACGCCAACACCATCGAGATCCTCCGCGCTCATCCCCAAGGGCTGTGGGACGAGGGCGATGTCCTGGTCTCCCTGCGCAACCTCGACCTGATCGCGGTGCTCGACCTGCACGCCCAGGCGGTGCGCTGGTTCTGGGGACCGGGCGAACTCTCCGCTCAACACCAGCCCTCCGCCCGCCCCAACGGCACCGTGCTCGTCTTCGACAACGGCCAGGCTCACGGTCGCTCCCGCGTCCTGGAGATCGACCCGGCCACCGACCGGATCGTGTGGCAGTACATGGCGAACCCGCCCGAGAGCCTGTTCTGCGAGATGGCCGGCGGCTGCGAGGAACTGCCCGGCGGCAGCATCCTGATCAGCGACGCCCAAGGTGGACGCGGCATCGAAGTGACCCGCGACGGCCACATCACGTGGGCCGTACGGATCAGCACCCGCCAAGCTTCGGCTATCACTTCCCGAGCCGAGTTCTACCGGATGACACCGATCCCGTACGCCACTGTCGCTCTCCTGGACGGAGACTGCCCCGCACGGGACATGGTCCGCTCCCGCCTGCGGTGCGAACTGCGGGACAACCTGCCCCTCACCCTCCGGAGCACCCTGTGA
- a CDS encoding creatininase family protein codes for MLLGDMTWPDFHHRAQDGYALVPVGAVEPHGPHLPLASDTMISDYFATRLAGTLGSFVTPSIGYGIATEPYRLGGTFPGVISISGTTFINLIQDVLSSLADNGVRKFVIVNSAIDNTGFLCEAVRSFTERAPDARVVIVAWWDVVDEQFRDDLAAETGIARRDDHHAAMVESSLVMHIAPDSTRPDQLTAAPSTSRAPRRMHYHVYPLPSEAATESGIVYTADKASAALGERVADQVTRQLEAAIRLEFNDPPHST; via the coding sequence ATGCTGCTGGGAGACATGACCTGGCCCGACTTCCACCACCGTGCCCAGGACGGCTACGCCCTCGTGCCGGTCGGCGCCGTAGAGCCGCACGGCCCGCACCTGCCGCTCGCCTCGGACACGATGATCAGCGACTACTTCGCGACGCGGCTCGCCGGCACCCTGGGCAGCTTCGTCACCCCCTCGATCGGCTACGGGATCGCGACCGAGCCCTACCGCCTCGGCGGCACCTTCCCCGGGGTCATCAGCATCAGCGGCACGACCTTCATAAACCTCATCCAGGACGTGCTGTCCTCGCTGGCCGACAACGGCGTCCGCAAGTTCGTCATCGTGAACTCGGCCATCGACAACACCGGCTTCCTGTGTGAAGCCGTCCGCTCGTTCACCGAGCGCGCCCCGGACGCCCGAGTCGTGATCGTCGCCTGGTGGGACGTCGTCGACGAGCAGTTCCGCGACGACCTCGCCGCCGAGACCGGCATCGCCCGACGGGACGATCACCACGCCGCCATGGTCGAGTCCAGCCTGGTCATGCACATCGCCCCCGACTCCACCCGGCCCGATCAGCTCACCGCGGCGCCCAGCACAAGCCGCGCACCGCGCCGGATGCACTACCACGTCTACCCGCTGCCGTCAGAGGCCGCGACCGAGTCCGGCATCGTCTACACCGCCGACAAGGCCAGCGCCGCCCTGGGCGAGCGGGTCGCCGACCAGGTCACCCGGCAGCTCGAAGCCGCCATCCGCCTGGAGTTCAACGACCCGCCCCACAGCACGTAG
- a CDS encoding radical SAM/SPASM domain-containing protein, translated as MLPDMLQTSPYLTHVDPGADPPITYWTDTFGPAFPEGDTPAADAAFGIVGLDRRLVWESDREMLAMLRACAAEPQAAEPLVTQYGASRVTAAAARNWLQAPEDLCRAYRLVSGEIEVTAHCNWGCRYCPVATDPKPRRTMPMDLFEEIVAKLTAVGTIDYVTFQFFNEPTLDKHFNDRVTVLAEHGMQLALYSNASALTQDKIDTLKRHDVLRHLIVNMPSADPDEFAQLTGSRSYPHTVRNLRAAIDAGLRTQIVVNGVAEDLARNLDGVTRRYQPLGVEVFPSLTCDRAGDVGGPYAQDVHVEGRLTGCGWPVQHANISVTGDLFLCCNDYYQREVFGNIRDGSIDELMTSDAAVGLRRRVFGVADAPDDFLCRRCHNQAPDFPNRDFRPIATFG; from the coding sequence ATGCTGCCGGACATGCTCCAGACGTCTCCGTACCTGACACACGTCGACCCGGGAGCCGACCCGCCGATCACCTACTGGACCGATACCTTCGGGCCCGCCTTCCCGGAAGGGGATACCCCTGCGGCAGACGCGGCCTTCGGGATCGTGGGCCTTGACCGCAGGCTCGTGTGGGAGAGCGATCGCGAGATGCTGGCGATGCTCCGGGCTTGCGCGGCCGAGCCCCAGGCCGCTGAGCCTTTGGTGACGCAGTACGGCGCCAGCCGGGTCACCGCAGCCGCAGCCCGGAACTGGCTCCAAGCACCCGAGGATCTGTGCCGGGCCTACCGGCTGGTGTCCGGAGAGATCGAGGTCACCGCCCACTGCAACTGGGGGTGTCGCTACTGTCCCGTGGCCACCGACCCGAAGCCGCGGCGGACCATGCCGATGGACCTGTTCGAAGAGATCGTCGCCAAGCTCACCGCCGTCGGCACGATCGACTACGTCACCTTCCAGTTCTTCAACGAGCCGACACTGGACAAGCACTTCAACGACCGCGTGACCGTGCTGGCCGAGCACGGCATGCAGCTCGCCCTGTACAGCAACGCCTCGGCGCTCACCCAGGACAAGATCGACACACTGAAGCGACACGACGTCCTGCGGCACCTGATCGTCAACATGCCCAGCGCCGACCCGGACGAGTTCGCACAGCTGACCGGCTCACGGAGCTACCCGCACACGGTGCGCAACCTTCGCGCGGCAATCGACGCGGGCCTGCGCACCCAGATCGTCGTCAACGGCGTCGCCGAGGACCTGGCCCGCAACCTTGACGGCGTCACCCGCCGCTACCAGCCACTCGGGGTCGAGGTCTTCCCGAGCCTGACCTGCGACCGGGCCGGCGACGTGGGCGGCCCGTACGCCCAGGATGTCCACGTCGAGGGGCGGCTGACGGGGTGCGGCTGGCCCGTCCAGCACGCCAACATCAGCGTGACCGGGGACCTCTTCCTGTGCTGCAACGACTACTACCAGCGCGAAGTCTTCGGCAACATCCGCGACGGCTCCATCGACGAGCTCATGACCAGCGACGCAGCAGTGGGTCTGCGCCGACGCGTGTTCGGAGTGGCCGACGCTCCCGACGACTTCCTGTGCCGACGCTGCCACAACCAGGCTCCGGACTTCCCCAACCGGGACTTCCGACCGATCGCCACCTTCGGGTAG
- a CDS encoding DUF6415 family natural product biosynthesis protein, with amino-acid sequence MTAPVHEHAFDEATVQAVIRRALDRLPLADTVDNLIAALCWHTERLLPAVETKDWSAHGQGELVTVIVDGVRKKLDARPASGAVAAARAVYAQEVARACRALLGLALVEPGDEERLRGGPQ; translated from the coding sequence GTGACGGCCCCGGTTCACGAGCATGCCTTCGACGAGGCGACGGTCCAGGCCGTGATCCGTCGGGCGCTGGACCGCTTGCCGCTCGCTGACACCGTGGACAACCTCATCGCCGCCTTGTGCTGGCACACCGAGCGCCTGCTCCCGGCCGTCGAGACGAAGGACTGGTCTGCGCACGGGCAGGGCGAACTCGTCACCGTGATCGTGGACGGGGTGCGCAAGAAGCTCGACGCCCGACCCGCATCCGGTGCCGTCGCCGCCGCCCGTGCCGTCTACGCGCAGGAAGTCGCCCGCGCCTGCCGCGCGCTCCTCGGCCTGGCCCTCGTCGAGCCCGGCGACGAGGAACGGCTGCGAGGGGGCCCGCAGTGA
- a CDS encoding helix-turn-helix domain-containing protein, protein MRDLASLAGKMLRNRRKAKGLTQAGLGALIPLSQAMIAGIELGKEVPSAEAGKLLDDAVGGDGELAAMWHHVRKDLHTQATYPVWSHAYLIAEAEATRIQHFANIVPGVTQTEDYARAIITSAAPLFGGDIEDKVEARMERRIILDRDDPVWFWSILDESALYRVVGSHDVMCAQLTHLLDLATRPRVTFRVLPYDRGMPGGVISIGALLLLSRPGKNEAVYWESGLNGAFLEAPREVEVYRSFYDHLDLDVLSPQASTDLIRKAREEHHARCEHH, encoded by the coding sequence TTGCGAGACCTCGCGTCACTCGCCGGGAAGATGCTTCGTAACCGCCGCAAGGCCAAGGGGCTGACGCAGGCCGGTCTCGGAGCGCTGATCCCGCTCTCGCAAGCCATGATCGCCGGAATCGAGCTGGGCAAGGAGGTCCCCAGCGCCGAAGCCGGCAAGCTCCTCGACGATGCCGTGGGCGGGGACGGGGAACTGGCCGCGATGTGGCACCACGTCCGCAAGGACCTCCACACGCAGGCCACGTATCCAGTGTGGTCCCACGCCTACCTCATTGCCGAAGCGGAAGCGACCCGCATCCAGCACTTCGCGAACATCGTTCCCGGCGTGACTCAGACCGAGGACTACGCACGCGCGATCATCACGTCCGCTGCACCACTGTTCGGCGGCGACATCGAAGACAAGGTCGAGGCGCGGATGGAGCGCAGGATCATCCTCGATCGCGATGACCCCGTGTGGTTCTGGAGCATCCTGGACGAGTCGGCGCTCTACCGGGTCGTGGGCAGCCACGATGTCATGTGCGCCCAGCTGACCCACCTGCTGGACCTCGCCACGCGCCCCCGCGTCACGTTCCGCGTCCTGCCCTACGACAGGGGCATGCCCGGCGGAGTGATCTCCATTGGAGCGCTCCTGTTGCTGTCCCGGCCGGGGAAAAACGAGGCAGTGTACTGGGAGAGCGGCCTCAACGGCGCTTTCTTGGAGGCGCCGAGGGAAGTGGAGGTATACAGGTCCTTCTACGACCATCTGGACCTGGACGTCTTGTCCCCGCAGGCGTCAACTGATCTGATCCGTAAGGCACGTGAGGAGCACCATGCACGCTGCGAGCATCACTGA
- a CDS encoding DUF397 domain-containing protein has translation MHAASITELTWRKSSHSGNGTECVEVSDDLPGVVPVRDSKRKNGPSITFTGTAWTSFVEEIHAKRFV, from the coding sequence ATGCACGCTGCGAGCATCACTGAACTGACCTGGCGCAAGTCCAGCCACAGCGGTAACGGAACCGAGTGCGTCGAAGTCTCTGACGACCTGCCTGGTGTCGTCCCGGTCCGGGATTCGAAGAGGAAGAACGGGCCGTCCATCACCTTCACCGGCACCGCTTGGACCTCGTTCGTTGAGGAGATCCACGCCAAGCGCTTCGTCTGA
- a CDS encoding DUF2637 domain-containing protein, protein MTTLALSTPASPSRQVTGWDRAAITALGGAGCALSYDALQQMAAAIHVRGFLTYLFPLVIDGFIAYGVRALLVLRTASFGARLYVWTLFGTATAASIWANALHAIRLNQQAPPEGLHLGDATVGVLSTLAPLALAGAVHLHILVARYTATAPDPTDDGPQPVPALRRLAAGDVDLDEPGSAEETAGPRRIGRPPTADLDELVDLARPLFTADETPTRDTVRRTIRTAGHRISQERLTQVMQALRRPSAEPAGPVPSG, encoded by the coding sequence GTGACCACGCTCGCCCTCAGCACTCCCGCCTCCCCCAGCCGCCAGGTGACCGGCTGGGACCGCGCCGCCATCACGGCCCTCGGCGGCGCTGGATGCGCCCTCTCGTACGACGCCCTCCAGCAGATGGCCGCCGCCATCCACGTCCGCGGATTCCTGACCTACCTCTTTCCTCTCGTGATCGACGGGTTCATCGCCTACGGTGTTCGCGCCCTGCTCGTCCTGCGGACCGCGTCCTTCGGCGCCCGCCTCTACGTGTGGACGCTCTTCGGCACCGCGACCGCCGCCAGCATCTGGGCCAACGCCCTGCACGCCATACGCCTCAACCAGCAGGCCCCACCGGAGGGCCTGCACCTCGGCGACGCCACCGTCGGTGTCCTCTCCACCCTCGCCCCGCTCGCCCTGGCCGGCGCCGTGCACCTGCACATCCTCGTCGCGCGCTATACCGCAACCGCCCCCGACCCGACCGACGACGGCCCCCAACCGGTTCCGGCGCTTCGCCGCCTGGCCGCCGGCGACGTGGACCTGGACGAACCGGGGAGTGCTGAGGAGACGGCCGGTCCCCGTCGTATCGGCCGACCGCCCACGGCAGACCTCGACGAACTGGTCGACCTCGCCCGGCCGCTCTTCACGGCGGACGAAACACCCACCCGTGACACCGTCCGCCGGACCATCCGGACCGCTGGTCACCGCATCAGCCAAGAGCGGCTCACCCAGGTCATGCAAGCCCTGCGTCGGCCATCGGCAGAACCGGCCGGACCCGTCCCCAGCGGCTGA
- a CDS encoding DnaB-like helicase N-terminal domain-containing protein — MPKGTAQPPEMPSHQAAGPASPTDMTVQPPHDAEAERAVLGACMHGPDVIDEVRAMLDAGDFYRPHHETIWRALLALRGEDKPTDPIAVSDLLTRQGDINRVGGIVYVHQLYGAPPSASHAAYYADIVRRAAALRRLREHGIRTVQRTQEPGADPDEIRSAIETDIGAERERALASGCGRLSRYLVDGWRFVTETGADKEPLWGTREKTAWASGESLMIVGAPGVGKTTLAHQVILARIGLQESVLDMPVAPSKRVLYLAMDRPQQIARAMARRIGVKDEAILRERLAVWQGPLPATLDKEPDLLSDLAAAHQADTIVIDSLKDAVSTLVDDALAVAFQNARMRALRNGVEVMELHHQRKSPADASRDQRPALDRVYGSTWITSGAGSVLFISGEAGDPAVTLHHLKTPTGEIGPLQLIHDHAHGTTTVDPALDPVTILRAAPGGLSVRDLAIAQTGTTNPDRAAVEKARRTLDSLVKAGLATKTEGIAGGTGGGQQTRYHASARHIAVVS; from the coding sequence TTGCCAAAGGGTACGGCCCAGCCGCCGGAGATGCCATCCCACCAGGCGGCAGGCCCCGCATCGCCGACCGACATGACCGTCCAGCCGCCGCACGACGCGGAGGCCGAGCGCGCCGTCCTCGGCGCCTGCATGCACGGACCCGACGTGATCGACGAGGTCCGCGCCATGCTGGACGCGGGCGACTTCTACCGCCCGCACCACGAGACCATCTGGCGAGCGCTCCTCGCCCTGCGTGGCGAGGACAAGCCGACCGACCCGATCGCCGTGAGTGACCTCCTCACGCGCCAGGGCGACATCAACCGGGTCGGCGGGATCGTCTACGTCCACCAGCTCTACGGCGCCCCGCCCTCGGCCAGCCACGCTGCCTACTACGCGGACATCGTGCGCAGGGCAGCGGCTCTGCGCCGTCTGCGCGAACACGGCATCCGCACCGTCCAGCGCACGCAGGAGCCGGGTGCCGACCCCGACGAGATCCGCTCCGCCATCGAGACGGACATCGGTGCCGAACGGGAACGGGCACTCGCCTCCGGCTGCGGACGCCTCTCCCGGTACCTGGTTGACGGCTGGCGGTTCGTCACCGAGACCGGCGCCGACAAGGAACCGCTGTGGGGCACTCGGGAGAAGACCGCGTGGGCGTCCGGCGAGAGCCTGATGATCGTCGGGGCTCCGGGCGTCGGCAAGACCACCCTGGCCCACCAGGTCATCCTCGCCCGCATCGGCCTCCAGGAGTCCGTCCTCGACATGCCGGTCGCGCCCAGCAAGCGGGTGCTGTACCTGGCCATGGACCGCCCGCAGCAGATCGCCCGCGCCATGGCACGCCGCATCGGCGTGAAGGACGAGGCGATCCTGCGGGAACGGCTCGCGGTCTGGCAGGGACCGCTGCCCGCCACCCTGGACAAGGAGCCCGACCTCCTCAGCGATCTGGCCGCTGCCCACCAAGCCGACACCATCGTGATCGACAGCCTGAAAGACGCGGTGAGCACTCTCGTCGACGACGCCCTGGCCGTCGCCTTCCAGAACGCCCGCATGCGGGCCCTGCGCAACGGCGTCGAAGTCATGGAGCTCCACCACCAGCGCAAATCCCCGGCCGACGCGTCGCGAGACCAGCGGCCGGCACTCGACCGCGTCTACGGCTCCACCTGGATCACCTCCGGCGCGGGCAGCGTCCTGTTCATCTCCGGGGAAGCGGGTGACCCAGCCGTCACGCTGCACCACCTCAAGACGCCGACCGGCGAGATCGGCCCACTGCAGCTGATCCACGACCACGCACACGGCACCACGACCGTCGACCCCGCCCTCGACCCGGTCACCATCCTGCGGGCCGCCCCCGGCGGCCTCAGCGTGCGCGATCTCGCCATCGCCCAGACCGGCACGACCAACCCCGACCGAGCCGCCGTCGAGAAAGCCCGCCGAACCCTGGACAGCCTGGTCAAGGCAGGGCTGGCCACCAAGACCGAAGGCATCGCAGGCGGCACCGGTGGCGGGCAGCAGACCCGCTACCACGCCTCCGCACGCCACATCGCCGTCGTCAGCTGA
- a CDS encoding helix-turn-helix transcriptional regulator, which yields MSSDEGAARAGPDRPLPENNVAERIKLEREIRGWSTQKLAERMAEVGHPVNQSAIWRIESGKPRRRVNLDEALGFCKVFDIPLDDLASPPGHVSNTEVRRLVGEYVERWKDWRAARKPLDRAKADIDDYIKAHPDQADMVKGLLTYELSGAAGNDFTRYDSVPARHRSLLGDAAPAKPDAE from the coding sequence GTGAGCAGTGACGAAGGTGCCGCCCGCGCCGGCCCCGACCGGCCCCTGCCGGAGAACAACGTGGCCGAACGCATCAAGCTCGAGCGCGAGATCCGCGGCTGGAGCACGCAGAAGCTGGCGGAGCGGATGGCCGAGGTCGGCCATCCGGTGAACCAGTCCGCGATCTGGCGCATCGAGAGCGGCAAGCCTCGCCGTAGGGTCAACCTCGACGAGGCCCTCGGCTTCTGCAAGGTCTTCGACATCCCGCTCGACGACCTGGCCAGCCCGCCGGGCCACGTCTCCAACACCGAGGTGCGCAGGCTCGTCGGCGAATACGTCGAGCGCTGGAAGGACTGGCGGGCCGCCCGCAAGCCCCTGGACCGCGCCAAGGCCGACATCGACGACTACATCAAGGCCCACCCCGACCAGGCGGACATGGTCAAGGGCCTGCTCACCTACGAACTCTCCGGCGCCGCCGGTAACGACTTCACGCGCTACGACTCCGTACCCGCCCGGCACCGGAGCCTGCTCGGCGACGCCGCTCCTGCCAAGCCCGACGCCGAATAA
- a CDS encoding helix-turn-helix domain-containing protein, with protein MPKNALPVSQIAHLLGVPEENLRTLMAERNGSHGDPTLVGLTVAEAARRIGIGRTKMYEYVTSGEITSVKIGSLRRIPAEAVNEFLARRLTAGDLAAAA; from the coding sequence TTGCCCAAGAACGCCCTGCCCGTTTCCCAGATCGCCCATCTCCTCGGCGTCCCGGAGGAGAACCTCCGCACGCTCATGGCGGAGCGGAACGGCTCCCACGGCGACCCCACGCTCGTCGGGCTCACCGTCGCCGAAGCCGCCCGGCGTATCGGCATCGGCCGCACCAAGATGTACGAGTACGTCACCTCCGGCGAGATCACGTCCGTGAAGATCGGCAGCCTTCGCCGAATACCCGCAGAGGCGGTGAACGAGTTCCTCGCACGGCGCCTGACCGCCGGCGACCTCGCGGCTGCGGCCTGA